One Kineococcus aurantiacus genomic window carries:
- the gndA gene encoding NADP-dependent phosphogluconate dehydrogenase, translated as MRRVSDETTQKAQIGVTGLAVMGRNLARNIARHGYVTAVHNRTDAKTKALVEEFGHEGTFVPGYTAQEFVDSLESPRTIVIMVKAGAPTDAVIDELAPLLSEGDILVDGGNAHFLDTRRREAALREKGIHFAGVGVSGGEEGALLGPSIMPGGSEHAYAKLGPILADIAVSVDGTPCSTHVGPDGAGHFVKMVHNGIEYADMQLIAEAYDLLRHGLGRTPKQLAEVFTSWNSGDLESFLIEITARVLEKDDPTQEGVALVDVILDEAEQKGTGRWTVQTALDLGTPVSGIAEAVFARALSGHAEQRGAAQGVLPGPGAGAEGTGGFVAEADADAFVDDVRAALYASKVVAYAQGFDMIRAGSLEYGWGVDPGAMATIWRGGCIIRAKFLDRIKDAYAKNPELPSLLLDPYFADAVTRGQEAWRRVVVHSVTAGIPAPGFASALAYYDGLRRERSSAALVQGLRDLFGAHTYKRTDREGSFHVQWSSDGTEVRS; from the coding sequence ATGCGGCGGGTGAGCGATGAGACGACGCAGAAGGCGCAGATCGGCGTGACCGGCCTGGCGGTGATGGGGCGCAACCTGGCCCGCAACATCGCCCGGCACGGGTACGTGACCGCGGTGCACAACCGCACCGACGCCAAGACGAAGGCGCTGGTCGAGGAGTTCGGCCACGAGGGCACGTTCGTCCCGGGCTACACCGCCCAGGAGTTCGTCGACTCCCTGGAATCGCCCCGGACCATCGTCATCATGGTCAAGGCCGGCGCCCCCACCGACGCGGTCATCGACGAGCTGGCCCCGCTGCTGAGCGAGGGCGACATCCTCGTCGACGGCGGCAACGCCCACTTCCTCGACACCCGCCGCCGCGAGGCCGCGCTGCGCGAGAAGGGCATCCACTTCGCCGGCGTCGGCGTCTCCGGCGGTGAGGAGGGCGCGCTGCTGGGCCCCTCGATCATGCCCGGCGGCTCCGAGCACGCCTACGCCAAGCTCGGCCCGATCCTCGCCGACATCGCCGTGTCCGTCGACGGCACCCCGTGCTCCACGCACGTCGGTCCCGACGGCGCGGGCCACTTCGTGAAGATGGTCCACAACGGCATCGAGTACGCCGACATGCAGCTCATCGCCGAGGCCTACGACCTGCTGCGCCACGGCCTGGGCCGCACCCCGAAGCAGCTCGCCGAGGTCTTCACCTCCTGGAACTCCGGGGACCTGGAGTCCTTCCTCATCGAGATCACCGCCCGGGTGCTGGAGAAGGACGACCCGACCCAGGAGGGCGTCGCCCTCGTCGACGTCATCCTCGACGAGGCCGAGCAGAAGGGCACCGGCCGCTGGACGGTGCAGACCGCCCTGGACCTGGGCACGCCCGTCTCGGGCATCGCCGAGGCCGTCTTCGCCCGCGCCCTGTCCGGGCACGCCGAGCAGCGCGGGGCCGCCCAGGGCGTGCTGCCCGGCCCGGGCGCCGGCGCCGAGGGCACCGGCGGGTTCGTCGCCGAGGCCGACGCCGACGCGTTCGTCGACGACGTGCGCGCGGCCCTGTACGCCTCCAAGGTCGTCGCCTACGCCCAGGGCTTCGACATGATCCGCGCCGGGTCCCTCGAGTACGGCTGGGGCGTCGACCCCGGCGCCATGGCGACGATCTGGCGCGGGGGCTGCATCATCCGCGCCAAGTTCCTCGACCGCATCAAGGACGCGTACGCCAAGAACCCCGAGCTGCCCTCGCTGCTGCTCGACCCGTACTTCGCCGACGCCGTGACCAGGGGGCAGGAGGCCTGGCGCCGCGTCGTGGTGCACTCGGTGACCGCCGGCATCCCCGCCCCCGGGTTCGCCTCGGCGCTGGCCTACTACGACGGCCTGCGCCGCGAGCGGTCCTCGGCCGCGCTGGTGCAGGGACTGCGCGACCTGTTCGGCGCCCACACCTACAAGCGCACCGACCGCGAGGGCTCCTTCCACGTCCAGTGGTCCAGCGACGGCACCGAGGTCCGGTCCTGA
- a CDS encoding DedA family protein, producing the protein MSTTAETVSTDTGGLTGFVLGTVEALGAPGVGLLSLAEVVFPPIPSEVVLPLAGFLVQTGAIGLTAVLLLSTLGSYVGSLLLYWLGRAVGLERAARVADRIPLMDASDVTRSADWFHRHEGAAVFTGRFVPGVRSLISLPAGAAGMNLVKFSLFTVAGSGLWNGLLIGLGMALGTQYELVERYGHFLDYAFYAAIAGVLVWAVARRVRRRRAERVG; encoded by the coding sequence ATGAGCACCACGGCCGAGACCGTCAGCACCGACACGGGGGGCCTGACCGGGTTCGTCCTCGGCACCGTCGAGGCCCTCGGCGCCCCGGGGGTGGGGCTGCTGAGCCTGGCGGAGGTGGTGTTCCCCCCGATCCCCAGCGAGGTGGTCCTGCCGCTGGCGGGGTTCCTCGTCCAGACCGGCGCGATCGGGCTGACGGCGGTGCTGCTGCTGTCGACGCTGGGCTCGTACGTGGGGTCGCTGCTGCTGTACTGGCTGGGGCGGGCGGTGGGCCTGGAGCGGGCGGCCCGCGTCGCCGACCGCATCCCCCTGATGGACGCCTCGGACGTCACGAGGTCGGCCGACTGGTTCCACCGCCACGAGGGGGCCGCGGTGTTCACCGGCCGGTTCGTGCCGGGCGTGCGCAGCCTCATCTCGCTGCCGGCGGGGGCGGCGGGGATGAACCTGGTGAAGTTCTCGCTCTTCACGGTGGCCGGCAGCGGGCTGTGGAACGGGCTGCTCATCGGCCTGGGCATGGCCCTGGGCACCCAGTACGAGCTCGTCGAGCGGTACGGGCACTTCCTCGACTACGCCTTCTACGCCGCGATCGCCGGGGTGCTGGTGTGGGCGGTGGCGCGCCGGGTGCGCCGCCGCCGCGCCGAGCGGGTCGGCTGA
- a CDS encoding fused MFS/spermidine synthase, with translation MPDRPSPRRQRAPRSPQPVQPVEGEEPIATGTVRFEQDRDDPDGWTVLVNGVPSSYVDVGDPTRLVFEYQQWTAAVIDAVHPPGPLRAVHLGGAGCAFPRYLAATRPSSRQLVLEVDAQLVDVVRRSFGAAGAAGFKLKVADARAGLAAVPAGTQDVVVRDAFAGDQVPAHLRTVEFLREVDRVLAPGGLWVANLADRPPMPNSRAELASALEVFAHAGVLAEPGVFRGRRYGNALVVASQVPLPEQALVRALSGGAAPARLLLDDDARHFCAGSGVLRDETVPEPEPDPQEDSPA, from the coding sequence GTGCCCGACCGCCCCTCCCCCCGCCGCCAGCGGGCCCCCCGGTCCCCCCAGCCCGTCCAGCCCGTCGAGGGCGAGGAGCCCATCGCGACGGGCACCGTCCGCTTCGAGCAGGACCGCGACGACCCCGACGGCTGGACGGTGCTGGTCAACGGCGTCCCCAGCTCCTACGTCGACGTGGGCGACCCGACGCGGCTGGTCTTCGAGTACCAGCAGTGGACGGCGGCGGTGATCGACGCGGTGCACCCGCCCGGGCCGCTGCGGGCGGTGCACCTGGGTGGGGCCGGGTGCGCCTTCCCCCGCTACCTCGCGGCGACGCGGCCGTCCTCGCGGCAGCTGGTCCTGGAGGTGGACGCCCAGCTCGTCGACGTGGTGCGCCGCAGCTTCGGCGCCGCCGGCGCGGCGGGGTTCAAGCTGAAGGTCGCCGACGCCCGCGCCGGGCTGGCGGCGGTGCCCGCCGGGACGCAGGACGTCGTGGTGCGCGACGCGTTCGCCGGCGACCAGGTGCCGGCGCACCTGCGGACGGTGGAGTTCCTGCGGGAGGTGGACCGGGTGCTGGCCCCGGGCGGGCTGTGGGTCGCGAACCTGGCCGACCGGCCGCCGATGCCGAACTCGCGGGCGGAGCTGGCGAGCGCGCTGGAGGTCTTCGCGCACGCGGGGGTGCTGGCCGAGCCGGGCGTGTTCCGGGGCCGGCGCTACGGCAACGCCCTGGTGGTGGCCTCGCAGGTGCCGCTGCCGGAGCAGGCCCTCGTGCGGGCCCTGTCGGGGGGTGCGGCGCCAGCGCGGCTGCTGCTGGACGACGACGCCCGGCACTTCTGCGCGGGGTCGGGCGTTCTGCGGGACGAGACCGTGCCCGAGCCCGAGCCCGATCCCCAGGAGGACTCCCCCGCATGA
- a CDS encoding EcsC family protein, translated as MSPDVPRDEPTPAAAPDAQASGLDRRAADLVQRLLAVGIDGLGPFDGAAEVARAAREAHPTTESAVHAVVRQHSRLIAGNGFVTGLGGLLTLPVALPANVFAFHVLAVRAVAAVAELRGHDTSRPEVRSTVLLTLVGADATDVLKSAGLPTGGRLTGLLTSRVPRPVLMLVNKGVGFRIIARFGTQGLLRLPQRALPVVGGVVGAGVDTVMFRRIAKAAEHALPPRTPEQLA; from the coding sequence GTGAGCCCCGACGTTCCCCGTGACGAACCCACCCCCGCCGCAGCCCCCGACGCCCAGGCCTCCGGCCTGGACCGGCGCGCCGCCGACCTCGTCCAGCGCCTGCTGGCCGTCGGCATCGACGGCCTCGGCCCCTTCGACGGGGCCGCGGAGGTCGCCCGCGCCGCGCGCGAGGCCCACCCCACCACCGAGTCGGCCGTGCACGCCGTCGTGCGCCAGCACTCCCGCCTCATCGCCGGCAACGGGTTCGTCACCGGCCTCGGCGGGCTGCTGACCCTGCCGGTCGCGCTCCCGGCCAACGTCTTCGCCTTCCACGTCCTGGCCGTGCGCGCCGTCGCCGCCGTCGCCGAGCTGCGCGGTCACGACACCAGCCGCCCCGAGGTGCGCTCGACGGTCCTGCTGACCCTGGTCGGCGCCGACGCCACCGACGTCCTCAAGAGCGCGGGCCTGCCCACCGGCGGCCGCCTCACCGGGCTCCTCACCTCCCGCGTGCCCCGGCCCGTCCTCATGCTCGTCAACAAGGGCGTGGGGTTCCGGATCATCGCCCGGTTCGGCACCCAGGGGCTGCTGCGGCTGCCGCAGCGCGCGCTGCCCGTGGTCGGCGGCGTCGTGGGGGCCGGCGTCGACACCGTCATGTTCCGGCGCATCGCCAAGGCCGCCGAGCACGCGCTGCCCCCGCGCACCCCCGAGCAGCTCGCGTGA
- a CDS encoding DUF1232 domain-containing protein: MRAPLRAVPVVDVRTAGRLRLLPAMARDAVTGRWTGPGRRRLAAAAAGTLYLIAPVDAVPELWLPFVGWLDDGLVATAVAASVRAATEQYVQDRVRRPAGDHPRVHRGPRG; this comes from the coding sequence GTGAGGGCACCCCTGCGGGCGGTGCCCGTCGTCGACGTCCGCACCGCGGGCCGGCTGCGCCTCCTGCCGGCCATGGCCCGCGACGCCGTCACCGGCCGCTGGACCGGGCCCGGGCGCCGTCGGCTGGCGGCCGCCGCCGCGGGGACGCTCTACCTGATCGCCCCGGTCGACGCCGTGCCCGAGCTGTGGCTGCCGTTCGTCGGCTGGCTCGACGACGGCCTCGTGGCCACCGCCGTGGCCGCCTCGGTCCGTGCCGCGACGGAGCAGTACGTACAGGACCGCGTGCGCCGGCCCGCGGGGGACCACCCGCGGGTGCACAGGGGGCCGCGGGGCTGA
- a CDS encoding DUF4192 family protein, producing MALVPFALGFHPADSLVVLALGPPGAGGRQPLLLLGRADLPSTTRAQDVAAAVAPLLDLAHRHREPGTHLRVLLHDPDAAERAGSLDPGPRAAAALAHLRASLTGGELHEVLLVTGERWRSLSCDRPCCPPAGRPRTDAGAARVAAEAVWRGMTAAPDRDATLPPTRPVGTTRREAAARAARTARTGARPRREVVDAFATAVGERLESPHPGPPPAAWCGRVLEGLQDVGVRDAVLLTCGHGPATGAAQDAALAGRPGAGELLEQALAREFDPLRAAVAAALAVDVARHAAGPRAAAAWAAAAWLEWQGGRSARAGACVEQALRLDPRHRLAGLVAQAVHRAVAPHR from the coding sequence GTGGCGCTGGTGCCCTTCGCCCTGGGGTTCCACCCCGCCGACAGCCTCGTCGTCCTGGCGCTGGGCCCACCCGGAGCCGGTGGCCGGCAGCCGCTGCTCCTCCTGGGCCGGGCCGACCTGCCGTCCACGACCCGTGCCCAGGACGTCGCCGCGGCGGTCGCCCCGCTGCTCGACCTCGCCCACCGGCACCGGGAACCCGGCACGCACCTGCGGGTGCTGCTGCACGACCCCGACGCCGCCGAGCGCGCCGGGAGCCTGGACCCGGGTCCCCGCGCGGCCGCCGCCCTCGCGCACCTGCGGGCGTCCCTGACCGGCGGCGAGCTGCACGAGGTGCTGCTCGTGACGGGCGAGCGGTGGCGGTCGCTGAGCTGCGACCGGCCCTGCTGCCCGCCCGCCGGCCGCCCGCGCACCGACGCCGGTGCGGCGCGGGTGGCCGCCGAGGCCGTCTGGCGGGGGATGACCGCCGCCCCCGACCGCGACGCGACCCTGCCCCCGACCCGGCCCGTCGGCACCACCCGGCGGGAGGCCGCCGCCCGAGCCGCCCGGACCGCCCGCACCGGGGCGCGTCCGCGCCGCGAGGTCGTCGACGCCTTCGCGACCGCCGTCGGGGAACGGCTGGAGAGCCCACACCCCGGACCGCCCCCCGCCGCCTGGTGCGGCCGCGTCCTGGAGGGGCTGCAGGACGTCGGCGTGCGCGACGCCGTCCTGCTGACCTGCGGGCACGGTCCGGCCACCGGCGCGGCCCAGGACGCCGCGCTCGCGGGGCGGCCCGGTGCCGGCGAACTGCTCGAGCAGGCCCTGGCGCGGGAGTTCGACCCGCTCCGGGCGGCCGTCGCCGCGGCGCTCGCGGTCGACGTCGCCCGGCACGCCGCGGGCCCGCGGGCGGCCGCCGCGTGGGCCGCCGCGGCCTGGCTGGAGTGGCAGGGGGGCCGGTCGGCCCGCGCCGGGGCGTGCGTGGAGCAGGCGCTGCGGCTGGACCCGCGGCACCGCCTCGCGGGGCTGGTCGCGCAGGCCGTGCACCGGGCCGTGGCGCCGCACCGGTGA
- a CDS encoding universal stress protein produces the protein MGIVVGYVANPEGRAALERAGAAAVRLSAPLVVVHSQRPGREVDAEEAEALKAVHERVREQVTAAGLGVELRDVPDSDDPADDLITAAEETGASLIVIGLRRRTPVGKLILGASAQRILLDAPCPVLAVKPED, from the coding sequence ATGGGGATCGTCGTCGGGTACGTGGCCAACCCCGAGGGCCGTGCGGCCCTCGAGCGCGCCGGGGCGGCCGCCGTGCGGCTGTCGGCGCCGTTGGTCGTCGTGCACAGCCAGCGGCCCGGCCGCGAGGTCGACGCCGAGGAGGCCGAGGCGTTGAAGGCCGTGCACGAGCGCGTGCGCGAGCAGGTCACGGCGGCCGGGCTGGGCGTCGAGCTGCGCGACGTCCCCGACTCCGACGACCCGGCGGACGACCTGATCACGGCAGCCGAGGAGACCGGCGCCTCCCTCATCGTCATCGGTCTGCGCCGCCGGACCCCCGTCGGCAAGCTCATCCTGGGGGCCAGCGCGCAGCGCATCCTGCTCGACGCCCCCTGCCCGGTCCTGGCGGTCAAGCCCGAGGACTGA
- a CDS encoding RNA polymerase sigma factor translates to MSSVPTSRPLPPEFASAPFQELLAHGTAHGYVDAMAVRVACEDAQLPVQRMKAVLRALDDNGITVKVPEAAPKRAVAAAGARRATSTATATKTARPAAKRAAAPVDGEDGAAPARPAAKAAAKGPAKSAAKTATKAAAKTATKATSKVTAKTAKDDDPAAEEADEPLEDLTEDLKDDEVVVEEETTTEAADAPEEEGTAKKTGGAFVLRDDDEDDAPAQQVSTAGATADPVKDYLKQIGKVALLNAEQEVELAKRIEAGLFAEEKLHSGDDIDPIFKRELWWISEDGRRAKNHLLEANLRLVVSLAKRYTGRGMLFLDLIQEGNLGLIRAVEKFDYTKGYKFSTYATWWIRQAITRAMADQARTIRIPVHMVEVINKLARVQRQMLQDLGREPTPEELAKELDMTPEKVVEVQKYGREPISLHTPLGEDGDSEFGDLIEDSEAVVPADAVSFTLLQEQLHSVLDTLSEREAGVVSMRFGLTDGQPKTLDEIGKVYGVTRERIRQIESKTMSKLRHPSRSQVLRDYLD, encoded by the coding sequence GTGTCGTCGGTACCGACCTCCCGGCCGCTCCCGCCAGAGTTCGCCTCCGCTCCCTTCCAGGAGCTCCTCGCGCACGGCACCGCCCACGGCTACGTCGACGCGATGGCTGTTCGTGTGGCCTGCGAGGACGCCCAGCTGCCCGTGCAGCGCATGAAGGCCGTCCTGCGCGCCCTCGACGACAACGGGATCACCGTCAAGGTGCCCGAGGCCGCGCCCAAGCGCGCGGTCGCCGCCGCCGGCGCCCGCCGCGCCACCTCCACCGCCACGGCCACCAAGACGGCCCGCCCGGCCGCCAAGCGCGCCGCCGCGCCGGTCGACGGGGAGGACGGGGCCGCCCCGGCCCGTCCCGCCGCCAAGGCCGCGGCCAAGGGCCCGGCGAAGTCCGCCGCCAAGACGGCGACGAAGGCTGCGGCCAAGACCGCCACCAAGGCCACGTCGAAGGTCACGGCCAAGACGGCCAAGGACGACGACCCCGCCGCCGAAGAGGCCGACGAGCCCCTCGAGGACCTCACCGAGGACCTTAAGGACGACGAGGTCGTGGTGGAGGAGGAGACCACCACCGAGGCCGCCGACGCGCCCGAGGAGGAGGGCACCGCCAAGAAGACCGGCGGCGCGTTCGTCCTGCGCGACGACGACGAGGACGACGCCCCGGCCCAGCAGGTCTCGACCGCCGGCGCCACGGCCGACCCCGTCAAGGACTACCTCAAGCAGATCGGCAAGGTCGCCCTCCTCAACGCCGAGCAGGAGGTCGAGCTCGCCAAGCGCATCGAGGCCGGTCTGTTCGCCGAGGAGAAGCTCCACTCCGGCGACGACATCGACCCGATCTTCAAGCGCGAGCTGTGGTGGATCAGCGAGGACGGCCGCCGCGCCAAGAACCACCTCCTGGAGGCCAACCTCCGCCTGGTCGTCTCCCTCGCCAAGCGCTACACGGGCCGCGGCATGCTCTTCCTGGACCTCATCCAGGAGGGCAACCTCGGGCTCATCCGCGCGGTGGAGAAGTTCGACTACACCAAGGGCTACAAGTTCTCGACGTACGCGACGTGGTGGATCCGCCAGGCCATCACCCGCGCCATGGCCGACCAGGCCCGCACCATCCGCATCCCGGTGCACATGGTCGAGGTCATCAACAAGCTCGCCCGCGTCCAGCGGCAGATGCTGCAGGACCTGGGCCGCGAACCCACTCCGGAGGAGCTCGCCAAGGAGCTCGACATGACTCCGGAGAAGGTCGTCGAGGTCCAGAAGTACGGCCGCGAGCCCATCTCGCTGCACACCCCCCTGGGCGAGGACGGCGACTCCGAGTTCGGTGACCTCATCGAGGACTCCGAGGCGGTCGTCCCGGCCGACGCGGTGAGCTTCACGCTGCTGCAGGAGCAGCTGCACTCGGTCCTGGACACGCTGTCCGAGCGCGAGGCCGGTGTGGTCTCCATGCGCTTCGGGCTGACCGACGGCCAGCCCAAGACGCTCGACGAGATCGGCAAGGTCTACGGCGTGACCCGCGAGCGGATCCGCCAGATCGAGTCCAAGACGATGTCGAAGCTGCGCCACCCCTCGCGCTCGCAGGTGCTGCGCGACTACCTGGACTGA
- a CDS encoding WYL domain-containing protein, with the protein MSGTPGRLLSLLSLLQARRDWPGPVLADRLEVSPRTLRRDVERLRGLGYPVRATKGPDGGYRLDAGEDLPPLLFDDEQAVALTLALRTAAAAGSGTGEGAARALTTVRQVLPSRLRHRVDVLAEATVVDDPGAGADPGVLLALGRAVQARDLLRLDLRGEPRRVEPHHLLHRRGRWYLLAWDLDRDDWRTFRVDRITPKLPTGPRFTPRRLPGDDPAAFLEARFKGSAVRDAWPCSGQVVLRRPAAEVAALPGDATVEALDADRCRVALGSWSWIALAAAVGRFDAPVEQASPAALRAAFATLADRFSAVGGPVRPGRTHDGPAGEPDRAVRVPGDQSR; encoded by the coding sequence GTGAGCGGGACCCCGGGACGTCTGCTGTCGCTGCTGTCGCTGCTGCAGGCACGCCGCGACTGGCCCGGCCCGGTGCTGGCCGACCGGCTGGAGGTCAGCCCGCGGACGCTGCGGCGCGACGTCGAACGGCTGCGCGGCCTCGGCTACCCGGTGCGGGCCACTAAGGGACCCGACGGCGGGTACCGCCTCGACGCCGGTGAGGACCTGCCGCCCCTGCTGTTCGACGACGAGCAGGCCGTCGCGCTGACCCTCGCGCTGCGGACCGCCGCCGCGGCCGGCTCCGGGACCGGCGAGGGGGCGGCCCGGGCGCTGACCACCGTGCGGCAGGTCCTGCCGTCGCGCCTGCGGCACCGCGTCGACGTCCTCGCCGAGGCCACCGTCGTCGACGACCCGGGCGCCGGGGCGGACCCCGGGGTGCTGCTGGCCCTCGGGCGTGCCGTGCAGGCGCGCGACCTGCTGCGGCTGGACCTGCGCGGGGAGCCGCGCCGGGTCGAACCGCACCACCTGCTGCACCGCCGCGGCCGCTGGTACCTGCTGGCCTGGGACCTCGACCGCGACGACTGGCGCACGTTCCGGGTCGACCGCATCACCCCGAAGCTGCCCACCGGTCCCCGGTTCACGCCACGACGGCTCCCCGGTGACGACCCGGCCGCCTTCCTCGAGGCGCGGTTCAAGGGGTCCGCGGTCCGTGACGCGTGGCCGTGCTCGGGGCAGGTCGTGCTGCGCCGGCCCGCCGCGGAGGTCGCCGCCCTCCCCGGCGACGCGACGGTCGAGGCGCTCGACGCGGACCGCTGCCGGGTCGCCCTGGGGTCCTGGTCGTGGATCGCGCTGGCGGCCGCCGTCGGGCGGTTCGACGCGCCGGTCGAGCAGGCCTCCCCCGCAGCGCTGCGGGCCGCGTTCGCGACGCTGGCGGACCGGTTCTCCGCCGTCGGGGGCCCGGTGCGACCGGGGCGGACGCACGACGGCCCGGCCGGGGAACCCGACCGGGCCGTGCGTGTCCCGGGCGATCAGTCCAGGTAG
- a CDS encoding VOC family protein — translation MSTVTTTHLNFRGEAGEALAFYGDVFGAEPTLVTYGQAHDPQGEPGHVLWGEVRSPGGFHVMAYDVQTDRDFDPGVHAVYVSLRCGSAEEVEAAYTGLARGARHVRTPLGPSPFSPLYGMLTDRFGVTWVIDQAVAFSAG, via the coding sequence GTGAGCACCGTCACCACCACCCACCTGAACTTCCGCGGCGAGGCCGGCGAGGCCCTGGCGTTCTACGGCGACGTCTTCGGCGCGGAGCCGACGCTCGTCACCTACGGGCAGGCGCACGACCCGCAGGGGGAACCGGGGCACGTCCTGTGGGGCGAGGTGCGCAGCCCGGGCGGCTTCCACGTCATGGCCTACGACGTCCAGACCGACCGGGACTTCGACCCGGGCGTGCACGCGGTCTACGTCTCGCTGCGCTGCGGGAGCGCCGAGGAGGTCGAGGCGGCCTACACGGGGCTCGCCCGCGGGGCCCGGCACGTCCGGACCCCGCTGGGGCCGTCGCCGTTCTCCCCGCTGTACGGCATGCTCACCGACCGGTTCGGGGTGACCTGGGTGATCGACCAGGCCGTGGCCTTCAGCGCAGGCTGA
- a CDS encoding DUF456 family protein, producing the protein MPLLLGAVLGVVGFFAVPVVGLPLGFVLGVFLGELAGTGRGPHRARSA; encoded by the coding sequence TTGCCCCTCCTGCTCGGCGCGGTCCTCGGCGTCGTGGGGTTCTTCGCCGTCCCCGTCGTGGGACTGCCGCTGGGCTTCGTGCTCGGCGTCTTCCTCGGCGAGCTGGCCGGGACCGGCCGGGGCCCGCACCGGGCGCGCTCGGCCTAG
- a CDS encoding polysaccharide ABC transporter ATP-binding protein — protein MPAPTTRELWSLRDVDFELSSGQSLGIVGRNGAGKSTILKILARITSPTLGVSRTRGRVAALLEVGTGFHPELSGRENVLLNGAILGMGRRDIIRRFDSIVEFAGVERFLDTPVKRYSSGMYLRLAFAVAAHLEPDILVVDEILAVGDAEFQRRCLGRMAEAEAEGRTVVFVSHDLEALSRLCERSLWLDAGQVREEGPTRQIVRRYLASGLASAEGGTGLLERGPVRVEAVRLTPEGGVAGDPVLRDTSTTVEVDLTLSEEVRDLDAAVIVTTASGVRLLDEALDRDQVARRLPGRYRLRMLIPPVLNVGEHTLGLWLGTPYSDMLDEPSLVPFTVHGSDQGRPARVVALELPVTLRPRDVGA, from the coding sequence GTGCCCGCCCCCACCACGCGGGAGCTGTGGTCGCTGCGGGACGTCGACTTCGAGCTGTCCAGCGGCCAGTCCTTGGGAATCGTGGGTCGCAACGGGGCCGGCAAGAGCACGATCTTGAAGATCCTGGCCCGCATCACCTCCCCCACCCTGGGGGTCTCCCGCACGCGCGGACGGGTGGCAGCCCTGCTGGAGGTCGGCACCGGCTTCCACCCCGAACTCAGCGGACGCGAGAACGTCCTGCTCAACGGGGCGATCCTGGGGATGGGCCGGCGCGACATCATCCGGCGGTTCGACTCCATCGTGGAGTTCGCCGGGGTGGAGCGCTTCCTGGACACCCCGGTCAAGCGCTACTCCAGCGGCATGTACTTACGCCTGGCCTTCGCAGTCGCCGCGCACCTCGAACCGGACATCCTCGTCGTCGACGAGATCCTGGCCGTCGGGGATGCGGAGTTCCAGCGCCGCTGCCTGGGCCGGATGGCCGAGGCCGAGGCCGAGGGCCGCACCGTGGTGTTCGTCAGCCACGACCTGGAAGCGCTCAGCCGGTTGTGCGAGCGGTCGTTGTGGCTGGATGCCGGGCAGGTGCGCGAGGAGGGTCCCACCCGACAGATCGTGCGCCGGTACCTCGCCTCAGGGCTGGCGAGCGCCGAGGGTGGAACGGGACTGCTCGAGCGCGGTCCGGTGCGGGTGGAGGCCGTGCGACTGACTCCGGAGGGCGGGGTTGCCGGGGACCCGGTGCTGCGGGACACCAGCACCACGGTCGAAGTGGACCTGACACTGTCGGAGGAGGTGCGCGACCTGGACGCGGCGGTCATCGTGACCACGGCATCCGGGGTGCGCCTGCTCGATGAGGCCTTGGATCGTGACCAGGTCGCCCGGCGGCTGCCGGGCCGGTACCGGCTGAGGATGCTGATTCCGCCGGTGCTGAACGTGGGTGAGCACACCTTGGGGTTGTGGCTGGGCACCCCGTACAGCGACATGCTCGACGAACCTTCCCTCGTCCCGTTCACCGTCCACGGCAGCGACCAGGGGCGGCCGGCGCGGGTGGTGGCCCTGGAACTGCCCGTGACTCTGCGCCCCCGAGACGTCGGAGCGTGA
- a CDS encoding ABC transporter permease — MPTAAPGVEWTENSPDLKRSFRPLRELWSARELIGFFALRDLRVRYKQAVLGVVWAAAQPAAAVLVFTLVFHHVARTATDGIPYPVFAMAGLVTWTYFAAVVSQGSLVLVDNASLITKVHFPRLAAPASALLPPLVDLGVGLALLAVLAVVYRQPPTWNLLALPAWLLLLVVTALGVCLWLSALNVRYRDVKHALGPVMQLWLFASPVAYSSGSLPEGVRWVYVVNPVAGVVELGRWSLLGTPWPGWQLAVSVPVALALFLSGSWYFQRAERSFADVV, encoded by the coding sequence GTGCCCACTGCAGCCCCCGGTGTCGAGTGGACGGAGAACTCGCCGGACCTCAAGCGCTCGTTCCGCCCGCTGCGGGAGCTCTGGTCGGCGCGCGAACTCATCGGCTTCTTCGCGTTGCGCGACCTGCGGGTGCGCTACAAGCAGGCCGTCCTGGGAGTCGTGTGGGCTGCAGCGCAACCCGCGGCCGCCGTGCTCGTCTTCACGCTCGTCTTCCACCACGTCGCCCGCACCGCGACCGATGGCATCCCCTACCCCGTCTTCGCGATGGCTGGTCTCGTCACCTGGACGTACTTCGCCGCCGTCGTCAGCCAGGGCAGCCTCGTCCTCGTCGACAACGCCTCGCTCATCACGAAGGTGCACTTCCCCCGGCTCGCGGCTCCCGCGTCCGCCTTGCTGCCCCCGCTGGTCGACCTCGGCGTTGGCCTGGCACTGCTCGCAGTGTTGGCCGTCGTGTACCGGCAACCCCCGACGTGGAACCTGCTGGCGCTGCCGGCGTGGCTGCTGCTGCTGGTGGTGACGGCCCTGGGGGTGTGCCTGTGGCTGTCGGCCCTCAACGTGCGCTACCGCGACGTCAAGCACGCCCTGGGCCCGGTCATGCAGCTGTGGCTCTTCGCCAGCCCGGTGGCGTACTCCTCGGGCTCCCTGCCCGAGGGAGTCCGTTGGGTCTACGTGGTCAACCCCGTGGCAGGGGTCGTCGAGCTCGGCCGCTGGTCCTTGCTGGGGACCCCCTGGCCGGGCTGGCAGCTGGCCGTCTCCGTCCCGGTCGCCCTGGCGCTCTTCCTCAGCGGCAGCTGGTACTTCCAGCGCGCCGAGCGATCCTTCGCGGATGTGGTCTGA